GCTTTCAGTCTGAGACTCTCTCTGGCGCTTGTGGAGCGGTAGCTTGAGATGAACGGGGGGATTTTATAGCTGCTGCATATGCTGGTTCTTACCCAACGTCACTGATGTGGACTCGGCGGAGCTCATTGCAATCAGGAACAGAATGTTCTTGGCGAGTCAGATTGGCTGCTCTAGAGTTATGTTTGAATCAGATTCTTCTTTTGCTGTAGAGGCCATTAATCAGCTGGAGGGCTACTTAGGTCCTGAAGTTGCAACCATCACAGAGTGCAAGAACTTGATGCTAAACTATGAGAAGATTTCCTTCAATCATTGCTTTAGGGAAGCAAACATGGTGGCTGATGAAATAGCAAAGTACTCCTTTAGCAATAGATCTTCTGTAGTCTGGGAGGATGAAACTCCTGGCTTTATTTCTCATCTGCTTGTAAACGACATGTCAATTATATGAGGAATAAAGTCTTTTTGCTGTAAAAAAAACTTTTTTTTCTAATAAGATTTTGACGAATTGGACAGATGAGCCCCTGGGCTGTCTGGTCTCTAGTCTAGTAGATGATGTACTTTCTTTCGTAGATTAATAAAGCTAGCCGTGATGGGCCTTCCCTCAAAAAGAAGTATCACCTTTGGTTTGGTTTCACAACCACCACCCGGACAAGATCACAAACTTCGACCATCAAAAGACCTAGACGTTCGTCTTCTTGCTTAAACCAAATTTGTTTTGATCTCCCATTTGTTAGCCTCCAAACAATATCCAAGTTCGGTGCTTCACTTGATAGATTGATCGGCCTTATCTCGACCTTGTGGCTTGTCTTTTTCTTTGCCTTTTTTTTTGTATGTCTCCGCTCGCTTCGCTTGACTCGAGCCTTCATAGCGTCACGCATTCCCTACACACAATTATAGGAGTTGGTCACTTTATCAGGCACCGAACCGGAAATTTTCTCCACAATCTCGACTTCCTCAAGTTTTGCGTCAAGCGCACGGATCTTCCCAACCAAAGTACTGAGATGCATGGCGTATTCCTTCACCAACTCAGTTTCCTCCATCTGCAACCTGTGAAAATTGGCGCTTCAGCACTTGCCCGAGCCTTCATGACGTGATCTTCTTCGATCCTCATTTGCTTTGCAAGCGCTCTTGTTGTTTCAATATCCGCCAATGTCACCAGCATGGAATCCGACTGATATTGGGTTGTGGCGGCCATGGCACCTTCGTCGCACTCCACATCCACGCCGTTGCCCGTGATTTCTTGCCACGCTCGGAGGATTTGAAGAATAATCTTCATCTTTACTGTCCACACACCGTAGTTGGGGTCGGCCGGCATCAGGCACTAGATGGGAAAGTTGCGATGCGACAAAACATTCACGTTGCTCGCTTCACTACTAGTCGCTGATTATTTTTTTTGAGTGATCACTACTCACTGATTTGGCGCCCTTCTTCTTCTCGTCCACAAACCTTCCCATAATTTTTTTGAGTCCAAACGTACTTGCTTTATTCAACAATAGCGTTCATGGGGATACAACTTAAATTTGGGGGGGTTTATGAGCCACACATGGCGTCCCAAACCAAACCAAAAGCATGTTTGGCGAGGCTATGTGCCTCTTGATTAGACTCTCGACCTTTAAAGATGAAGGTACGTTGCTGAAATTGCGCAGAAGCAGCCATAATCTCCtttaggccttgtacaatggtAGGTGCTTAGAGAGATGTTTAGAAAAATAAATCGGACTTAGTTAACGTCTACCATGTACAAATAAGCACCAGTGCTTAAGGAAAGCCTGGTTTATATATTTGAGCACCTCCCCTTAAGCACCTCCCATTATACAAGGCCTTACCATGCTAGCATACAtattcctccagagccttgaaTAGGGGTTTGCTGCTGGGCCGCCCGACACGGTGGGTTTGTTAGGCCCGCAGACACAGGAACTCTATCTGCGGCCGTATTGGGCCGATGTCAGCCCACCGCACGTGTGCTCGTAGCAGGCCGCAAATGCCCGATCGCTCGACCACTCCACTGATTCATTCCCCTCCCACAAAACCCTATTCCACGTccaccgaggaggaggaggcggaggaagGAGTGAAGCCGcacctcccgccgccgccgccgccgccgccgccatggcgcTCCGGCTGATCAACCCGAGCAGGAAGCCCCTCCTCCACGTGccccgcccctcctcctcctccttctcctcctcctcctcctccaacaacaaccctcccttccctcccccgccgccgccgccctccgacGACCCCCACCCGCCCCCGAACCACGGCGAGGGCCCCCAGAGGCCGGCGGCGTCCTCGATCTTCCTCGACATCCGCGAGCGCCTCAAGTCGtccccggcgccgcccccgccgcgccGGATCCCGGCCAACCCGCTCCGCCCCGGCGCGCCGCCCGCGGCCCCCTCCGTCGGCCTCGACGACATCAAGCGCAGCCTCGAGTCCTTCCGCGCCGGCTCGCCCCGCTTATCCGGCCccggcgtcggcggcggtggcggcggaggcgcCAGCCCGTCGTTCCAGGACTTGCTCAAGaacagcgccgccgccccggcggGTCGCCCCCAGGGAGGAGGAGCCCCCAACGCCGGCGGCGGCAAGCCGTTCAGCTTGAGCTTCGAGTCCATCCGCGAGAGCATCCGCAAGATCGACCCGCAGCAGGAGAGGCAGCGGCAGCCGCCTTTGCGGTTCCTGAACAACACCCCGGACAACATCTTCGGGAGGGAGATGCGGCAGAGGGCCGGGAAGCCGCAGCCTGGGGAGGGGAAGGAAGACGAGGACGCCGGCGTTTTTCTCGCGAAAGAATACACTCCCGAACAGCTTGGGCAGATGCTCAGGGAGCTCCGGCCGGCGGACGCAGGGAAGGACGGGAAGGAGTGGTTCTCTCTCCAGGAGCTGCAGGGGCGGATCGCCAAGATCGCGGAGCAGGAGAGGGGCCAGGCTGACCCGCGGTATGGCGGCGAGTTTGGTTTGCTCCGGCAGACCTTAACGAGCCTCCATAAAGATCAGAAAGGGCAGAAGAAGCATGTTACAAGTGGTAATCCCGCCCAGCATTGCTTGTTTTTCTTTCTTCATTCACCTCTTTTGCCTTCATGGTGCGATGGAACTGACAAGCTTGTGCTGTATTGTGCTTGATCGGGAGCAGTCCAGCATATGTCACTATTTGCAAACATCGGTGGAAAGCCGCTGCCGGAGTACATGCTGAGCAATCTTCCGCCGCAGGAGGAGTTGCTAGAGAGGGTGAGATTGGCCTTTTGCTTTTTCATCTATT
The sequence above is a segment of the Aegilops tauschii subsp. strangulata cultivar AL8/78 chromosome 6, Aet v6.0, whole genome shotgun sequence genome. Coding sequences within it:
- the LOC109769533 gene encoding uncharacterized protein, giving the protein MALRLINPSRKPLLHVPRPSSSSFSSSSSSNNNPPFPPPPPPPSDDPHPPPNHGEGPQRPAASSIFLDIRERLKSSPAPPPPRRIPANPLRPGAPPAAPSVGLDDIKRSLESFRAGSPRLSGPGVGGGGGGGASPSFQDLLKNSAAAPAGRPQGGGAPNAGGGKPFSLSFESIRESIRKIDPQQERQRQPPLRFLNNTPDNIFGREMRQRAGKPQPGEGKEDEDAGVFLAKEYTPEQLGQMLRELRPADAGKDGKEWFSLQELQGRIAKIAEQERGQADPRYGGEFGLLRQTLTSLHKDQKGQKKHVTSVQHMSLFANIGGKPLPEYMLSNLPPQEELLERYFHPDHMSGEEKMKLELQKVRDEFKMSENDCGSARVQIAQLTLKIKHLSSVLHKKDKHSRKGLQDMVQRRKKYLKYLRRTDWDSYCLVLSKLGLRDTPEYKAPDYKKTQPTKAQSKKSKSKRKRKMKA